The following are from one region of the Heliangelus exortis chromosome 2, bHelExo1.hap1, whole genome shotgun sequence genome:
- the EDN1 gene encoding endothelin-1 has protein sequence MDYSQMIVSLLFVLCPGLLPAALGAEAGAPSPPAAAHRRPRRCSCSSLLDEECVYFCHLDIIWINTPEKTVPYGLGGPSRSRRSLKDMVQEMITEPGSRCRCANQKDKKCLNFCQTGKDLWAQSTVEKTSRHLNKAGSCTGLKCMNRQLVDSRKMKRLEAIGNSIKASFSIAKLKAELQKGRKLKHNRANKSQSIWESLKAS, from the exons ATGGATTATTCCCAGATGATCGTCTCGCTGCTCTTCGTGCTCTGCCCGGGGCTGCTGCCGGCAG CCCTCGGAGCCGAAGCGGGCGCCCCGTcgccccccgccgccgcgcATCGACGCCCCCGGCgctgctcctgctcctcgcTGCTGGACGAGGAGTGCGTCTACTTCTGCCACCTCGACATCATCTGGATCAACACCCCCGA GAAGACTGTTCCGTATGGTCTCGGAGGCCCTTCTCGATCCAGGAGATCCCTGAAGGATATGGTGCAGGAGATGATCACTGAACCAGGCAGCAGATGCCGATGTGCCAACCAGAAGGACAAGAAATGTCTGAACTTCTGCCAGACAGGAAAAGATCTCTG GGCTCAGTCCACAGTGGAGAAAACCTCACGTCACCTCAACAAAGCTGGCAGCTGCACTGGACTCAAATGCATGAACCGACAGCTTGTCGacagcaggaaaatgaagcG GCTGGAAGCCATTGGCAACAGTATCAAAGCTTCCTTCAGTATCGCAAAGCTGAAGGCTGAGCTCCAGAAAGGGCGGAAGCTGAAACATAACAGGGCAAACAAAAGTCAAAGCATCTGGGAAAGCCTGAAAGCGTCCTAG